A DNA window from Impatiens glandulifera chromosome 7, dImpGla2.1, whole genome shotgun sequence contains the following coding sequences:
- the LOC124945150 gene encoding squalene monooxygenase SE1-like, which yields MDGHYLLGAVLALLFTLLFFYNLFAKRNDARSYSPEIDGNASGDYRSDNGRIDADVIIVGAGVAGAALAHTLGKDGRRVHVIERDLTEPDRIVGELLQPGGYLKLIELGLEDCLEGIEAQRIFGYALFKDGKSTRLAYPLEKFHSDISGRSFHNGRFIQKMREKSNSLPNVRLEQGTVTTLLEEKGTIRGVQYKNKNGDELTAYAPLTIVCDGCFSNLRRTLCTPKVENPSCFVGLVLENCNLPHSNHGHVILADPSPILFYPISNSEVRCLVDVPGQKVPSISSGEMATYLKNSVAPQIPPELYDAFIAAIEKGNIRTMPNRIMPANPQPTPGALLMGDAFNMRHPLTGGGMTVALSDIVLLRNLLRSLPDLNDSTTLCKYLESFYTLRKPVASTINTLAGALYKVFCASPDEARKEMREACFDYLSLGGICSSGPVSLLSGLNPRPISLFLHFFAVAIYGVGRLCLPYPSPKRIWLGVRLVLGASGIIFPIIKAEGVRQMFFPATVPAYYRAPHVH from the exons ATGGACGGTCATTACCTTCTCGGAGCGGTTTTGGCTTTGCTATTCACATTGCTCTTCTTCTACAACCTCTTCGCCAAGAGAAATGACGCCAGGTCGTATTCGCCGGAGATCGATGGAAACGCATCTGGTGATTACAGATCGGATAACGGAAGAATAGATGCAGATGTTATCATCGTTGGCGCTGGTGTCGCTGGTGCCGCTCTCGCTCATACACTTGGCAag GATGGCCGTCGTGTTCATGTGATCGAAAGAGACCTAACTGAGCCAGACAGAATAGTCGGAGAATTGCTGCAACCTGGCGGTTACTTGAAATTGATTGAGTTAGGACTTGAAG ATTGCTTAGAAGGAATTGAAGCTCAGCGAATATTCGGATATGCTCTTTTCAAGGATGGGAAGAGTACTCGTCTCGCTTATCCTCTAGAGAAGTTCCATTCAGATATCTCCGGTAGAAGTTTCCACAATGGTAGATTCATTCAGAAAATGCGAGAGAAATCCAATTCCCTTCCAAATGTTAGATTGGAGCAAGGAACTGTAACCACACTACTAGAAGAAAAGGGTACCATTAGAGGCGTACAGTATAAGAACAAGAACGGGGATGAATTAACTGCTTACGCACCTCTAACAATAGTTTGCGATGGTTGTTTTTCGAATCTGCGAAGAACTCTTTGTACACCCAAGGTTGAAAATCCTTCTTGTTTCGTTGGTTTGGTGTTGGAGAATTGTAACCTACCACATTCAAACCATGGACATGTTATATTAGCAGATCCATCTCCAATACTGTTTTACCCAATAAGTAATTCAGAAGTTCGTTGTCTAGTCGATGTTCCTGGTCAAAAAGTTCCCTCAATTTCATCTGGTGAAATGGCAACGTATTTGAAGAATTCCGTAGCTCCTCAGATTCCACCTGAACTGTATGATGCTTTCATCGCCGCCATTGAAAAGGGTAACATAAGAACAATGCCTAACAGAATCATGCCTGCTAATCCTCAGCCAACTCCTGGTGCTTTACTTATGGGAGACGCCTTTAACATGCGCCATCCTTTAACTGGAGGAGGAATGACAGTTGCATTATCagacattgttcttcttcgcaATCTTCTTCGATCATTACCTGACTTAAACGATTCAACCACCTTATGCAAATACCTAGAATCCTTCTACACTCTCCGAAag CCGGTGGCATCTACGATAAACACACTGGCGGGTGCTCTTTACAAGGTATTCTGTGCTTCACCGGATGAAGCAAGGAAGGAAATGAGGGAAGCTTGTTTCGATTATCTAAGCCTTGGTGGAATCTGTTCGAGTGGGCCTGTATCTTTGTTATCTGGTTTGAACCCTCGACCGATAAGCCTGTTTCTTCATTTTTTCGCGGTTGCAATTTACGGTGTTGGCAGATTGTGCTTGCCTTATCCATCTCCAAAACGAATATGGCTTGGTGTTAGGCTGGTTTTG GGTGCTTCTGGAATAATCTTTCCAATTATTAAAGCTGAAGGAGTTAGGCAGATGTTCTTCCCAGCCACGGTTCCTGCATATTACAGAGCTCCACATGTTCATTGA
- the LOC124945940 gene encoding branched-chain-amino-acid aminotransferase 2, chloroplastic-like, which produces MQTDYMYISKCSENGDFETGQLTNFQDIQLSPSSGVLNYGQALFEGAKAYRRASDGKLLMFRPEENAARMMVGAERMCMPCPSTDQFIDAIKQTVLANRRWIPPSGKGSLYLRPLLFGSGAVLGLAPAPEYTFLVFASPVGNYFKDGLGPLNLYVEDEYHRATMGGAGGVKSITNYSPVYKAIKRAKSRGFSDVLYLDAVNKRYIEEVSSCNVFIVKDGKISTPSTKGTILPGITRKSIIEMAPDLGFETEEKCIPIEELLEADQVFCTGTAVGVATVGSVTYKEKRVEYKNGEGLVCEKLHSALRGIQEGMVQDNRGWVVEIDS; this is translated from the exons ATGCAGACAGATTACATGTACATATCAAAGTGCTCAGAAAATGGTGATTTTGAAACTGGCCAACTTACAAATTTCCAAGACATCCAATTGAGTCCTTCCTCTGGTGTACTCAACTACGGTCAG GCATTGTTTGAAGGAGCGAAAGCATATAGGAGGGCGTCGGATGGAAAATTACTCATGTTTCGCCCCGAAGAAAATGCAGCTAGAATGATGGTGGGAGCTGAAAGAATGTGCATGCCATGTCCTTCAACCGATCAATTTATCGACGCCATCAAACAAACTGTACTCGCGAATCGAAGATGG ataCCTCCTTCAGGAAAAGGGTCATTGTATTTAAGACCTTTGTTATTTGGAAGTGGGGCAGTTCTTGGCTTGGCTCCAGCCCCTGAATACACATTTCTTGTTTTTGCCTCCCCTGTTGGAAATTACTTCAAG GACGGTTTGGGCCCGTTGAATTTGTACGTTGAAGATGAATATCATCGCGCCACCATGGGAGGAGCCGGAGGCGTGAAGAGCATCACAAATTATTCACCG GTATACAAAGCAATAAAGAGGGCAAAGAGTAGAGGATTTTCCGATGTTCTTTATCTTGACGCGGTAAATAAACGATACATAGAGGAAGTCAGCTCTTGCAACGTTTTTATCgtcaag GATGGTAAAATATCGACTCCATCGACAAAGGGAACAATCCTACCAGGAATAACCCGAAAAAGCATAATCGAGATGGCCCCCGATCTCGGCTTTGAAACAGAGGAGAAGTGTATTCCCATAGAAGAATTGTTGGAGGCTGACCAAGTTTTTTGTACCGGAACCGCGGTTGGAGTCGCAACTGTTGGAAGTGTTACTTATAAGGAAAAACg TGTGGAGTATAAAAATGGGGAGGGGCTTGTCTGCGAGAAGCTGCACTCTGCGCTGCGTGGAATCCAAGAGGGGATGGTTCAGGACAACAGAGGTTGGGTGGTTGAGATTGATTCataa